The DNA sequence ACGTAACTGTAATAATTCATTTTTGTAATAAATCTGCTATATTGTACGATTTCCTTATACAATAGTAATAACAATACCGCAATAATACCATATTTTATGAATCTCATAAATATTAATCTCAGTAATAGAGTATTGCTTTAAATTTCAAACTAGATATAAAATTCCGCTCGTAGAGACTGAAGAAATGtcattttaataaattaccGGTTGATAGATACGTAGAGCCGACCTCGTAGATATAGCTATTTTTTTCAAGTAATTGCATATATTTTCAAGTAAATGCAAAGTATTAGAATCGACAATCACTAATTTGCAAAATTAccgcaataaatattttttaaacttcTTTCCACAATTTCTTTCACACTAAATACACATTTTTTATAATTGTTTCTTTCTAAATCTTTTAGTGATCTTTTTTCATTCATGATATAATTGTACGTTTCATTGAAATAGCTTATATACAGGGTGAGTCGCGTAAGACATCCCTAGAactgtttttttaaattaaaaatatcgagacaCGAGCTCTTTTTCTAATTAGATGGAACATCATCATACCCTAATCATTATAAGTGGAACAAATTATAGGGGTCGGATGACTTCTAACGGAAAATCAAATGCCTTCtcattcttttttaaataagatGGCATATCAATTTTGCATTAGTTGAATAGTACTTTTTAGCTATCAGTCTCAGAattctgaaaaaaaaagaaagaaatatatatctTCCCTATATTAAGCCGAACAACGGGGGAAAAAATAATGAACGAAACTAGAAAAAGTATAAACAATACTTAAACAAATTAAACGGAATTAGCAAGCTGATTAAAAATCCTTTGGTCCATCTGAAATCGCTCAAGCGTCGGTTTCACTGTCAACGAGCGACAATGCTATCTCTCCCTATCCGAGTCACTAAAATCGGCAAGTTGGTGGTTATTCACCGCACTAAATTTAGCAGGAATGTTGTATAAATAGAACGTAACCACTGCAGAAATGTCTGGAAAACGTAAACAGCATACCTGACTGTCGTCAAATTCAAGGATTTGTGACCGGCCTAATAACGATCACGACCGATCGTCACGACGTTCGACCATGATGCATTTCGTGATACAGCATCGTCACCCAcgtttctattaaatatatacgCGATGCCTGCATACGTTTTCCATCGAAAATTTATCAAAGATTTATTTAGTTTTATAATACTTTTCAGAATTCGCCAGTGGGAGCACACCAGCTGTATCTATATTAACGAATCGTTTCACGGAAGTGGAAACGTTGAACGAACACGAGAAAGATATCGAACGAGAATATATTTGAAGGaataaagatagaaaaataatGTTTACGACTACAGTCTTTATCTTCACATTGAACACACTATGGATGGTGTGTCAAGCAGTGCCACTGCTTGATATGAGGAACAGTTTGGAGCAAAATGTATTGGATGCTGTGGTCTCCTCTGCGTGCTCTTCAAACGGAGGTTGTTGGAAATGGTTACCGATGCAAGAAGTTCAAAAAGATGTTCCTTTAACTCCAGAGGACCTCCCCATATCAAAGTAGATAATTTGTATGATCTTTAATTCCCATATTATTCTATATAATGATAGGAAATAATGCTGTTATGGATTATAGAATGGATATTCGTCGAGAAACTTCAAGTTTAGATCCCAACACGATTATAGAAACATGGGGTGATAGTTCCCCATCACTGAACAGAAAAATTCACCAATTGTCACTGGCTAACAAGCAAATCGGAAATAGATTGTCGAAGAAAGATAAGTCACGTAGTTGGGGTGCTGGCGGCATGCCCTTTTCTATTCTTTATATGAATCCATATGGTCCTCGTGGAAATTATGCCAGTAAGGAAATATTAAACAAGAAAGAAAACGATAATACATTATCGCATATAAGCACAGATACACATGGTACATGTTATGTTAAGGTACTTCACAACaacaagatctgggaaaaactGAAAGCACAACGCCACCTATAATACATCCTAATACTCGCATTGCTGTGCGTAATGGAAGTTCCACGCAACCAAGAAGACAATACTCGATAATACCGCAGCTTTATATATCATATGGCTGGGGTCCGTTTGGCAAATGAAAAGAACCTCCTACCCAAGTGTGTAAATGGAATACTGATCTCATAATTTTGGTATACGAAATCAACTGTATAAATATTTAGTTACATTTAATTTTAACTAAGCGtcatattttagataaactACAATCTAAATATCCTTTTTTTAAAAAAGCATCCGCAAATAACCATAACTCcaattatacattaattatttgtacatactttttaaatatttattcaaacgttttattttaatctaccaaaaaatttcttaattttgttagctgtgaataattattatatgaGAAATCACGCGTTACTATccctttaaattttcattaaaattttactAAATAATTCAGCAAAATATTAAAGATTCTACCTCATTATGTATAAAATTATCATTTATTCTTTTCTCTTATATGATTCAAAACcataataaaatgaatttttaattcctAAGAAAATTAAAACTTACTTCTTATGTATAGCTTTGGTTATATTAAAATCAgttatttttttcatatttgaGAATATAATCtatcttaaattattatataagagGTTATTTAACTTACCGTTCATTTCTTTCATTGCTTTGATGAAATCTTGTGGATCTTTGAAGGACACAAACCCAAATCCTTTCGTCTTATTTGTTCTTTTGTCCCTGACTACCTTTGCTTTCTGAAAACTCGGATATTTGCCAAAGACTCTTACTAGCATTTCATCTGTGACGTCGTTTCCTAAATCTCCACAAAATATTCTGAAATCATCTGcaatataaagaaaaatgtaaaatata is a window from the Bombus affinis isolate iyBomAffi1 chromosome 9, iyBomAffi1.2, whole genome shotgun sequence genome containing:
- the LOC126920181 gene encoding uncharacterized protein LOC126920181: MFTTTVFIFTLNTLWMVCQAVPLLDMRNSLEQNVLDAVVSSACSSNGGCWKWLPMQEVQKDVPLTPEDLPISKMDIRRETSSLDPNTIIETWGDSSPSLNRKIHQLSLANKQIGNRLSKKDKSRSWGAGGMPFSILYMNPYGPRGNYASTSQQQDLGKTESTTPPIIHPNTRIAVRNGSSTQPRRQYSIIPQLYISYGWGPFGK